One Tolypothrix bouteillei VB521301 DNA window includes the following coding sequences:
- the topA gene encoding type I DNA topoisomerase: MPKRLLVVESPGKVKKLSQILGSDWIVRASCGHIRELSNEGEDSLGFVMEGNSVQCRYIPRDQQARETIQQLKAAVKQVQEVVLATDPDREGETIAWHLKEALGLKNPKRVVYTEITESAVRSAIAHPRELDLDLIGAGLCRDCLDKLVGYKGSPLVWALNNGAKSVGRVQSATLHLICQREREIQSFVPQDYWSVWVDYAEGFRAFYKGKVGERAESSEPETEAHDDAASNTKNAPESTRVLSEAEADRLVEEARRHPHQVVKFEGKIANRQPPPPFITSTLQQAAGSRLRFAPDRTMVLAQKLYEAGLITYMRTDSVMLSPEFCADARKWLEENDPQNVPPKTARHRSNKTAQEAHEAIRPTNVFRPSAELRVELPADEFNLYVMIWKRAIASQCRPAQLRKTLIIVQSGEILWQARGQVVEFLGYARYWSNLSKDTLLPTLHEGQILTLENAGHEKKQTQPPPRYSEPKLVQLMERKGIGRPSTYSPTIATLKKRDYVQLTKDSLQPTALGLEVDAFLLKALPDLLQTEFTAKMEDALDAIASGKQPWQNYLTNWNQNYFAPALVKAKTVVVSSSNGVKAPSVDKSKFETSRTRCPQCKNHLAKIKSSKVKKKYFLKCVSGCEDVVLFWSEYSKTWEAPRSKATTGESPQKPPAQITEYPCPVCKKPLEEYSYVKEGQSKKMLRCSDPKSRNDQKHKDVAFFTTQKGWWSPKFGELKC; encoded by the coding sequence ATGCCCAAACGCCTTCTAGTGGTTGAGTCCCCCGGTAAAGTCAAAAAACTCAGTCAAATCCTGGGAAGCGATTGGATCGTGCGTGCTAGTTGCGGTCACATTCGCGAACTCAGCAATGAAGGTGAGGATTCTTTGGGATTTGTGATGGAAGGCAACAGCGTACAATGTCGTTACATACCTCGCGACCAACAAGCACGGGAAACGATTCAACAGCTAAAGGCGGCTGTCAAGCAGGTTCAAGAAGTTGTCTTAGCGACAGATCCAGATAGAGAGGGAGAAACTATTGCTTGGCATCTTAAAGAAGCCTTGGGACTCAAAAACCCAAAACGGGTTGTGTATACAGAAATTACTGAGTCTGCGGTTCGGAGTGCCATTGCCCATCCTAGAGAACTTGACCTAGATTTAATAGGGGCGGGATTGTGCCGAGATTGTCTGGATAAGTTAGTTGGTTACAAGGGTAGCCCGTTAGTCTGGGCTTTGAATAATGGAGCAAAAAGTGTTGGTAGAGTCCAAAGCGCAACTTTACACTTGATTTGCCAGCGCGAAAGGGAAATTCAGTCTTTTGTTCCTCAAGATTATTGGAGTGTGTGGGTAGATTATGCTGAGGGCTTCCGCGCTTTTTATAAAGGAAAAGTGGGCGAACGCGCCGAGTCTTCAGAACCGGAAACGGAAGCACACGACGATGCAGCAAGTAACACCAAAAATGCCCCAGAGTCAACTCGCGTTCTTTCTGAAGCCGAAGCAGATCGTTTGGTAGAAGAGGCGCGGCGTCATCCACACCAAGTCGTTAAATTTGAAGGTAAGATTGCCAACCGCCAACCACCTCCACCGTTTATCACTTCTACCCTCCAACAAGCGGCGGGTTCAAGGCTGCGATTTGCTCCTGACCGGACTATGGTTTTAGCTCAAAAGTTGTATGAGGCGGGGTTAATTACATATATGCGGACGGACTCAGTGATGCTCAGCCCTGAGTTTTGCGCCGATGCTCGAAAATGGTTGGAGGAAAACGATCCGCAAAATGTACCGCCGAAAACTGCCAGACATCGGAGTAACAAAACGGCTCAAGAGGCTCATGAAGCAATCCGCCCGACTAACGTGTTTCGTCCTTCAGCCGAGTTGCGAGTAGAACTGCCTGCAGATGAGTTTAACCTGTACGTAATGATTTGGAAACGTGCGATCGCATCCCAATGTCGTCCCGCGCAATTGCGTAAAACCTTGATAATCGTTCAGTCTGGTGAAATTTTATGGCAAGCAAGAGGACAAGTTGTTGAATTTCTAGGTTACGCCCGATACTGGTCAAACCTCAGCAAAGATACCCTTTTGCCAACCTTACACGAGGGACAAATTCTAACTTTAGAAAATGCAGGACACGAGAAAAAGCAAACGCAACCACCACCACGCTACAGCGAACCAAAATTAGTCCAACTGATGGAACGCAAAGGGATTGGTCGTCCGAGTACCTATTCTCCCACAATTGCTACCCTCAAGAAACGAGATTACGTGCAGTTAACAAAAGATAGTTTACAACCAACTGCCTTGGGTTTGGAAGTGGACGCTTTTTTATTAAAAGCATTACCCGATTTGCTACAAACAGAATTTACTGCAAAGATGGAAGATGCTCTAGATGCGATAGCGTCTGGGAAACAGCCATGGCAGAACTACCTAACAAATTGGAACCAGAATTACTTTGCACCTGCACTGGTAAAAGCAAAAACTGTAGTTGTGAGTTCATCGAATGGAGTAAAAGCGCCCTCTGTTGATAAAAGTAAATTTGAGACTTCCAGAACTCGTTGTCCTCAGTGCAAGAATCACTTAGCCAAAATCAAGAGCAGTAAAGTTAAGAAGAAATACTTTCTGAAATGCGTGAGTGGGTGTGAAGATGTCGTTCTTTTTTGGAGTGAGTATAGCAAAACATGGGAAGCACCACGCTCAAAAGCAACCACAGGCGAAAGCCCCCAAAAGCCCCCTGCACAAATCACAGAATATCCCTGTCCGGTATGTAAAAAACCTTTAGAGGAGTATAGCTATGTAAAAGAAGGGCAAAGTAAAAAAATGCTCCGCTGTTCTGACCCCAAATCTCGAAATGACCAGAAACATAAAGATGTGGCTTTTTTTACTACCCAAAAAGGTTGGTGGAGCCCTAAATTCGGGGAATTGAAGTGTTAG
- a CDS encoding SDR family NAD(P)-dependent oxidoreductase, translating into MNKYLEGKIALVTGATRGLGKGIAVGLGEAGATVYITGRTLESNDGSGSLRETESAVRAAGGICIPIPVDHSSDEQVRLLFERIQDEQGKLDVLVNNVYSGVQALTDAYGKPFWECEPNFWDACNNVGLRSHYVASVFAARMMTQYQQGLICTISSWGGLSYIFGVPYTVGKAACDRLAADMAIELKPQNITSLSIWPGIVGTEHITRLAAQMKENEAADQQSAVFKEGYNWETPLLTGRVIAALTADPTLMRRTGKVQIVAELAQYYGLVDQNGDRPVSLRSLRFLIPFAIPALRKYSWLVPNLNIPWSLLLLITASSPKV; encoded by the coding sequence ATGAACAAATACCTTGAAGGTAAAATAGCATTGGTAACGGGGGCAACGCGAGGTCTGGGCAAAGGAATTGCTGTTGGACTGGGTGAAGCAGGCGCTACTGTATATATCACAGGTCGTACTTTAGAATCCAACGATGGTTCTGGAAGTCTCCGGGAAACTGAGTCAGCCGTGAGAGCAGCTGGTGGAATTTGCATACCCATTCCTGTAGACCACAGCTCTGATGAGCAAGTGCGTTTGCTGTTCGAGCGCATCCAAGATGAGCAAGGAAAGCTTGATGTGTTGGTGAATAACGTTTATTCAGGAGTTCAAGCATTAACAGATGCTTATGGAAAACCTTTTTGGGAGTGCGAACCGAATTTTTGGGATGCTTGCAACAATGTTGGACTGCGTAGCCACTATGTAGCGAGTGTTTTTGCGGCTCGGATGATGACGCAGTACCAGCAGGGATTGATTTGCACCATTTCTTCTTGGGGCGGTTTGTCTTATATTTTTGGGGTGCCATATACTGTGGGAAAGGCTGCTTGCGATCGCTTAGCAGCAGATATGGCAATTGAATTGAAACCACAGAATATTACCTCACTTTCCATTTGGCCGGGAATTGTTGGTACCGAACATATCACTCGTTTAGCCGCTCAGATGAAGGAAAATGAGGCAGCAGACCAACAAAGTGCTGTCTTTAAGGAGGGATACAATTGGGAAACTCCTTTGCTTACAGGACGGGTAATTGCCGCTCTTACAGCAGACCCAACTTTAATGCGTCGCACGGGAAAAGTGCAAATTGTTGCTGAACTAGCTCAATATTATGGATTGGTAGACCAAAATGGCGATCGCCCTGTATCGTTGCGATCGCTCAGGTTTCTCATTCCCTTTGCCATACCCGCACTGCGAAAATATTCATGGCTGGTGCCCAATCTCAATATACCTTGGTCGCTATTACTATTAATTACTGCAAGCTCGCCAAAAGTTTAA
- a CDS encoding SDR family NAD(P)-dependent oxidoreductase: MKEHRNGIIELQIVEAALLDYPLIDDCVVRVRKGKTSATELVAYIVLAGTLSLEQLQSHLQAVLPAGITISACVPVSTLPLNKQGLVDEQALIEMEVIDPDLAQRWEEQLLSVPKVEQVAVVVQEHVEKIPPLHLSDVLPEYKGTSEEESIDSEILGVKLLPTTPSVEKALGLKEEWGSKALAISCGEPSQEDAGLPTTLSKALQRTASQVPKKGIIYLQADGSEIVQCYEDLLDEAERILAGLRKLGLKPQDKVIFQLNHNWDFIPAFWGCILGGFVPVPISTAPTYESVNSTVQKLHNAWQMLEQPLVLTSAELAPAIGLLPNLLDLTNFQVETIDRLRLCQPDKHWYDAQPDDLAVLILTSGSTGFPKGVMLNHSNILSNVSASAQMNNFQREDVSLNWLNLDHVGSLVRCSIRDIYVGSQQIHAPAEVMLEDPLRWLDWIEQYRVTFAWAPNFALGLINARADVIQQRSWDLSGVKSVLSVAEAIVPKTAKRFLDLLAPHGLSSQAMHSAWGMTETCAGVTFSHRYLLDLSDDQTFVEVGAPIPGFKMRIVDDREQVVTEGTIGRLQIYGSMIACGYYKNPELNREAFTEDGWLRTGDLGFLHQGRLTITGRQKDIIIVNGLNHYSHEIEAVVEAVNSVEVSYTAACAVRDPQSDTDRLVIFFHTRLTDNNQLAELLKEIRKNVVREIGVDPAYLIPVEKKAIPKTAIGKIQRSQLKQRFEAGDFNEIIKQIDILTGNTNTLPDWFYKKVWHRKEAVTLTPHSKTGLCLLFLDRLGLGVQICAKLEQMEVPYVCVEPSLNFARLRDNYYVIDPTNPDCYRQIFENLKEANLQIDRILHLWTYGEYEGDVSSLEALEQAQESGAYSLLFLVQALSQVQGSQTKVRLSVISSYTQPIRIEDEIACEKTPLLGLIKTIPQEMPWLDCRHIDLPTENIDANATCVLRELQVIQREREVAYRNGQRLVPGLEKVDPQQAPKRELPFKRGGMYLLSGGLGEIGVEIAKYLLQQHEAKLLLVGRTPLPERSTWEEHLRQEDTVSTRIKAYLSLEQLGGQVRYEAVDICDLMHLQLVVDRVKSEWQCELDGVIHLAGIAQERLLIEETRDSLATALRPKVSGTWVLHQLLKTQPNGVFISFSSVISFFGVFNVGAYAAANSFLDGFWHYQRYKSGLQSYCFGSSTWAGLGISRGYENRDSRLARGRAVMSKEQGLNSFLVSLHHQPAHLLVGLNGTNPHVRRYIQTKCHRVQKLSAYFTAPGDRVSIASLQELDVRDRFGTRSRCDFHQLQEMPLTNTGKIDLKGLSVEDLGTPAKYVAPRTAIEEELISIWQQVLNVPQVGINDNFFELGGTSLLAVRLFSSIEQRFGKKLPLASLFPSGTVEALAKTVSQQEELIDSYGFSSSNTVPNQSKILWSSLVEIQPNGFKPPLFCIHPLGGEILCYRPLAIHLGQDQPVYGLQPVGLDGEQSFYTRVEDMAKHYINEIQTIQPQGPYYIAGYSFGGMVAFEMVQQLYKQGEKVGLLIMIDTCRPGTEKRLPFILRIWEHIKNFVQQGPVYLQKKLIGWREWGTYLIRDKYKRFLEQADILPEGDKHLDVLGANYQALCNYTYQTYPGSMTLVRTEDANRTDAVGEIYDPLFGWGDVVAGGIDVHYLPGSHLSLFDEPDVQVLAEQLKHCLEKAYGLEVLEENTKK; the protein is encoded by the coding sequence ATGAAAGAACATCGTAACGGTATTATAGAACTGCAAATCGTGGAAGCAGCTTTGCTGGATTATCCGTTGATTGACGACTGTGTGGTACGGGTTCGGAAAGGAAAAACTTCCGCAACAGAGCTAGTCGCTTATATAGTTTTGGCAGGGACACTCTCGTTGGAGCAGTTACAGTCTCACCTGCAAGCCGTGCTACCTGCTGGTATAACTATTAGTGCTTGCGTTCCAGTATCTACCCTACCACTCAATAAACAGGGGCTGGTGGACGAGCAGGCTTTAATCGAGATGGAAGTCATCGACCCTGACTTAGCGCAACGTTGGGAAGAGCAACTGCTGTCTGTGCCAAAAGTTGAACAAGTAGCGGTTGTGGTTCAAGAGCACGTAGAAAAAATTCCTCCATTACATCTATCAGACGTGCTACCTGAATACAAAGGTACGAGTGAAGAAGAAAGTATAGATTCAGAGATACTGGGTGTAAAGCTTTTACCTACTACCCCGTCTGTTGAAAAGGCTTTGGGGTTAAAAGAAGAGTGGGGATCGAAAGCATTAGCTATAAGTTGTGGGGAGCCTTCACAGGAGGACGCGGGGCTTCCAACCACCCTATCAAAGGCTTTGCAAAGAACCGCATCTCAGGTACCAAAAAAAGGAATTATCTATCTACAGGCTGATGGCTCTGAAATTGTACAGTGTTATGAAGATTTATTGGATGAGGCAGAGCGAATTTTAGCAGGATTACGCAAGTTAGGTTTAAAGCCTCAAGATAAAGTGATTTTCCAGTTAAACCACAATTGGGACTTTATCCCTGCTTTCTGGGGTTGCATTTTGGGAGGCTTTGTACCCGTACCAATATCAACTGCTCCAACGTATGAGTCAGTCAACAGTACTGTTCAAAAGCTACACAATGCTTGGCAAATGTTGGAGCAACCGCTCGTTCTTACTAGTGCAGAACTAGCTCCAGCAATAGGTTTGCTGCCTAACCTTCTGGATTTGACAAACTTCCAAGTTGAAACTATCGATCGCTTGCGCTTGTGCCAACCGGACAAACATTGGTATGATGCCCAACCCGATGATTTGGCAGTACTCATCCTTACTTCTGGCAGTACGGGTTTTCCCAAGGGTGTAATGTTAAATCACAGTAACATTTTGAGTAATGTTTCTGCTAGCGCACAAATGAATAATTTCCAACGCGAAGATGTTTCATTGAACTGGCTAAACCTAGACCATGTAGGAAGCCTTGTACGCTGTTCTATTCGAGATATCTATGTAGGCTCGCAGCAGATCCATGCTCCTGCTGAGGTCATGTTAGAAGATCCACTGAGATGGTTGGATTGGATCGAGCAGTATCGGGTGACATTCGCTTGGGCTCCTAACTTTGCATTGGGACTCATTAATGCTAGGGCAGATGTTATTCAACAACGGAGTTGGGATTTATCTGGAGTGAAGTCTGTGTTGTCAGTCGCTGAGGCGATCGTACCCAAAACAGCAAAAAGGTTTTTAGATCTGCTAGCTCCTCACGGGTTGTCATCCCAAGCCATGCATTCGGCTTGGGGTATGACAGAAACCTGTGCAGGTGTTACATTCTCTCATCGGTATTTGTTGGACTTGTCAGATGACCAAACTTTTGTAGAAGTGGGCGCACCTATCCCTGGTTTTAAGATGCGTATTGTGGACGATCGAGAGCAGGTCGTTACTGAGGGTACAATTGGTCGTCTGCAAATTTATGGATCGATGATTGCTTGCGGATACTATAAGAATCCCGAACTTAACCGAGAAGCATTTACTGAAGATGGATGGCTGAGGACAGGAGATTTAGGATTTCTTCATCAAGGGCGTTTAACTATTACCGGTCGCCAGAAAGATATCATTATTGTCAACGGTCTCAATCACTACAGCCATGAAATAGAAGCGGTCGTTGAAGCAGTTAACTCAGTGGAGGTTTCTTATACTGCTGCTTGTGCAGTCCGAGATCCCCAAAGCGATACCGATCGATTAGTTATTTTTTTCCATACTCGTCTAACGGATAACAACCAATTAGCAGAACTGCTAAAGGAGATCCGGAAAAACGTTGTTCGAGAGATTGGGGTAGATCCAGCCTATTTGATTCCGGTTGAGAAGAAGGCTATTCCCAAAACTGCTATTGGGAAGATTCAGCGATCGCAACTGAAACAACGCTTTGAAGCAGGTGACTTTAACGAAATTATCAAACAAATCGACATCCTGACTGGCAATACCAACACCCTTCCAGACTGGTTTTACAAAAAGGTTTGGCATCGCAAAGAAGCAGTTACTTTAACTCCTCACTCAAAGACAGGTCTGTGTTTGCTCTTCCTCGATCGGTTGGGATTGGGTGTGCAAATATGTGCAAAATTGGAGCAGATGGAAGTACCATACGTGTGTGTTGAGCCCAGTTTGAATTTTGCTAGGCTTAGAGATAACTACTATGTTATCGATCCTACAAATCCCGATTGTTATCGGCAGATCTTCGAGAATCTTAAAGAAGCAAATCTTCAAATCGATCGAATTCTACACTTGTGGACTTATGGTGAGTATGAGGGAGATGTCTCCAGTTTAGAAGCATTAGAGCAAGCACAAGAAAGCGGAGCTTACAGTTTGCTGTTCTTAGTTCAAGCACTCTCGCAAGTCCAAGGCTCTCAAACGAAAGTACGCTTGTCTGTGATTTCTAGCTATACACAACCCATCAGAATAGAAGACGAAATTGCTTGCGAGAAAACACCGTTACTTGGTTTGATCAAAACAATTCCACAGGAAATGCCTTGGTTAGACTGCCGTCATATTGATTTACCTACAGAAAACATTGATGCTAATGCCACTTGTGTTCTTCGAGAACTTCAGGTTATTCAAAGAGAACGAGAAGTAGCCTACCGAAACGGACAACGTTTAGTCCCTGGTTTGGAGAAAGTTGACCCACAACAAGCGCCAAAGCGGGAGTTACCTTTTAAGCGTGGCGGAATGTATTTGCTTAGTGGAGGTTTAGGGGAGATTGGTGTAGAGATTGCCAAATATTTGTTACAACAACACGAAGCTAAACTCTTATTAGTAGGCAGAACTCCTCTACCAGAAAGAAGCACATGGGAAGAACACTTAAGGCAAGAAGATACCGTCTCCACACGCATTAAAGCTTACTTATCCTTGGAACAGCTTGGAGGACAGGTTCGTTACGAAGCCGTAGATATTTGCGACTTGATGCACTTACAGTTGGTGGTTGACCGGGTTAAGTCCGAATGGCAATGCGAGTTGGATGGAGTCATTCATCTAGCAGGTATTGCTCAAGAGCGTTTGTTAATTGAGGAAACGCGGGATAGTTTGGCTACAGCACTTCGTCCGAAAGTTTCAGGTACCTGGGTACTACATCAACTTCTCAAGACCCAACCAAACGGTGTCTTCATCAGCTTTTCTTCTGTAATTAGTTTTTTCGGGGTCTTTAACGTGGGTGCCTATGCCGCAGCTAATAGTTTCTTAGATGGCTTTTGGCACTACCAGAGATATAAGAGTGGGTTACAAAGTTATTGCTTTGGTTCAAGTACATGGGCTGGGCTTGGCATCAGCCGTGGTTATGAAAATCGGGATTCACGTCTTGCCCGAGGTCGTGCAGTCATGTCCAAAGAGCAGGGATTGAATTCGTTTCTGGTTAGCTTGCACCACCAGCCAGCTCATCTCCTTGTTGGATTAAATGGAACCAACCCTCATGTCCGACGCTATATACAGACAAAATGCCATCGCGTGCAGAAATTATCCGCCTATTTCACAGCCCCAGGCGATCGCGTTTCCATTGCCAGTTTACAAGAGTTGGATGTGCGCGATCGCTTTGGAACGCGCAGTCGCTGCGATTTTCACCAACTCCAAGAAATGCCATTAACAAATACAGGCAAAATTGATTTGAAAGGGCTCTCGGTTGAGGATTTAGGGACTCCTGCTAAATATGTTGCACCCAGAACCGCGATAGAAGAAGAACTCATCAGCATTTGGCAACAGGTATTGAATGTACCTCAGGTAGGAATTAACGATAACTTTTTTGAGTTAGGAGGAACTTCTTTACTAGCAGTACGTTTGTTCTCAAGTATCGAGCAGAGATTCGGTAAAAAGCTTCCTCTAGCCAGCCTCTTCCCCTCTGGTACTGTAGAAGCTCTTGCTAAAACTGTCTCTCAACAAGAGGAGTTAATCGATAGTTATGGGTTTTCGTCATCAAACACAGTTCCAAACCAGTCAAAAATCCTTTGGTCTTCCCTTGTAGAAATTCAGCCCAATGGATTTAAGCCTCCTTTATTCTGTATCCACCCTCTTGGTGGAGAAATTTTGTGTTATCGCCCTTTAGCTATTCATCTGGGACAGGATCAACCCGTATATGGGCTACAACCAGTAGGGCTTGATGGAGAACAAAGTTTTTATACTCGGGTTGAAGACATGGCGAAGCACTACATCAACGAAATACAAACCATTCAACCACAAGGACCTTATTATATAGCCGGATACTCCTTTGGAGGTATGGTTGCTTTTGAGATGGTACAGCAACTTTACAAGCAAGGTGAGAAAGTAGGTCTTCTGATTATGATTGATACCTGTCGTCCGGGTACAGAAAAGCGATTGCCTTTCATCTTAAGAATTTGGGAGCACATAAAAAATTTTGTACAACAAGGACCTGTGTACCTTCAGAAAAAGCTTATTGGTTGGCGTGAATGGGGTACATACCTGATCCGAGATAAATATAAGCGTTTTTTGGAACAGGCGGATATATTACCTGAGGGTGACAAGCACTTAGATGTTTTAGGTGCTAATTACCAAGCTTTATGCAACTATACTTATCAAACATACCCCGGTTCAATGACTCTAGTGCGGACTGAGGATGCAAATCGAACTGATGCTGTCGGCGAAATCTACGATCCGCTATTTGGTTGGGGCGATGTCGTAGCTGGAGGAATAGATGTTCATTATCTTCCCGGCTCTCACCTTTCTCTGTTTGACGAGCCTGATGTACAAGTGCTGGCAGAACAATTAAAGCATTGCTTGGAAAAAGCGTATGGTTTGGAAGTTTTAGAAGAAAACACCAAAAAATAA
- a CDS encoding Uma2 family endonuclease, which yields MLSPEIPVALPSTNQLACSDDTPVDNEDQNFLPNVLLFLLNSIWAKRLDWFFGVDMAIYHTTGVNSRVPVVPDGFLSLGVERKKGGKSRRSYAVWEEKEIVPILTLEIVSQTPGGEYDEKLDIYAKLGVLYYVIYNPEYWQRDQHQPFEVYKLIDGNYQLQIGEPYWMPEVGLGIGRYQATVAGIQQQLLSWYDKKGDRYLTAEERAEQLAQYLRSIGVDPDSLPSQ from the coding sequence ATGCTGTCACCTGAAATCCCTGTTGCCTTACCAAGCACCAATCAACTAGCTTGCTCAGATGATACACCTGTGGATAACGAAGACCAAAATTTCTTGCCCAATGTTTTACTGTTTTTGCTGAACTCAATTTGGGCAAAGCGTCTGGATTGGTTTTTTGGTGTAGATATGGCAATATATCACACCACAGGAGTCAATTCTAGAGTGCCTGTGGTACCTGATGGCTTTTTGAGCTTGGGAGTGGAACGTAAAAAGGGGGGGAAATCTCGCAGAAGTTATGCAGTTTGGGAAGAAAAGGAGATAGTTCCCATTTTGACTTTGGAGATAGTATCCCAAACACCAGGGGGTGAATACGATGAGAAACTAGATATCTACGCTAAACTTGGTGTGTTGTACTATGTGATTTATAACCCAGAATATTGGCAACGCGACCAACATCAACCGTTTGAAGTGTATAAGTTGATAGATGGTAATTATCAATTGCAAATTGGTGAACCTTATTGGATGCCAGAAGTAGGTTTGGGGATTGGACGATACCAAGCTACCGTTGCTGGTATTCAACAACAACTATTGTCTTGGTATGACAAAAAAGGCGATCGCTATTTAACAGCAGAAGAACGAGCAGAACAGTTAGCGCAGTATTTACGTTCAATTGGCGTCGATCCCGATTCTCTACCAAGTCAGTAA
- a CDS encoding MFS transporter, which produces MENQSLANPKPFLLQPSSYQVWAQAIARFLYQGGYGTIQFFIPLIFVNQLNFSATVVGFAVGCGALAGVVGHFLGGYLADSPAYGRKRTLLFSALLSILAAIALALLPNLSMLIVVNLLMGLSAGCYWTAADAAVIDVTPPKEHQKAFAILVLADSIGSGLGILSGGLVLSTVTQPQTLFLMAGLILLVFLVTIQVAIADSHQEANEHSNPLQGFSLALKDSSLQVFMLVNVLFTTYIALVSTTLPLYFTNFVFIGISQTNSDAGSSLVSVANLFTWCYVGIGSVLQLPLVQLLTSLLNVRVLTISMLLWSAGFILVWATHLMPSIAIFGTIAAFSVLSIASAIYKPFAPALIAELAPQSLRAVYLAIGYQCWSIGYFVGPILGGWAMDRSPAIAHGLWIAISISSVFGLFMLHILRLKKFSLDSP; this is translated from the coding sequence GTGGAAAATCAAAGTCTTGCAAATCCTAAACCCTTCTTGCTCCAACCATCAAGTTATCAGGTTTGGGCACAGGCAATTGCTCGATTTCTCTATCAAGGTGGATATGGGACTATCCAATTCTTTATCCCTTTAATTTTTGTCAATCAGTTGAATTTTTCAGCAACAGTGGTTGGGTTTGCGGTAGGCTGTGGGGCGCTTGCTGGAGTCGTAGGGCATTTCTTGGGAGGTTATTTAGCTGATTCTCCCGCATATGGTCGCAAACGAACACTGTTATTTTCGGCTTTGTTGTCAATTTTAGCAGCGATCGCATTAGCATTGCTTCCCAATTTATCCATGCTGATTGTCGTAAATTTGCTGATGGGGTTGAGCGCCGGATGTTATTGGACAGCAGCTGATGCTGCAGTTATTGATGTCACTCCTCCAAAAGAACATCAAAAAGCATTTGCCATTCTGGTACTGGCAGATAGTATTGGCAGTGGTTTGGGAATCTTGAGTGGTGGGCTCGTACTTTCTACAGTCACGCAACCGCAAACGCTCTTTTTAATGGCAGGGTTGATTCTCTTGGTGTTTTTGGTAACAATCCAAGTTGCGATCGCCGACTCTCATCAAGAGGCGAACGAACATTCCAATCCACTCCAAGGATTTAGTTTGGCATTAAAAGATAGCTCCCTGCAAGTCTTTATGTTAGTTAATGTTCTTTTTACAACTTATATTGCTTTGGTTAGCACTACATTACCGCTGTATTTTACAAACTTTGTTTTTATTGGGATTTCACAGACGAATTCAGATGCAGGCTCGTCATTAGTCAGTGTGGCAAATCTCTTTACTTGGTGCTATGTCGGCATTGGTTCGGTGTTGCAATTACCGCTAGTACAACTATTAACTTCACTGTTGAATGTTCGAGTTCTTACAATCTCAATGTTGTTATGGAGTGCTGGATTCATTTTAGTTTGGGCAACTCATCTGATGCCATCAATTGCCATCTTTGGAACTATTGCTGCATTTTCTGTCTTGTCCATTGCAAGTGCCATCTACAAACCATTTGCACCAGCACTAATAGCTGAGTTAGCGCCGCAATCATTGCGAGCAGTTTATCTTGCTATCGGCTATCAATGTTGGTCAATTGGCTATTTTGTCGGTCCAATTTTAGGCGGATGGGCAATGGATCGTTCCCCAGCGATCGCTCACGGTTTATGGATTGCAATTTCTATCAGTAGCGTGTTCGGTTTATTCATGCTGCACATTCTCCGACTGAAGAAGTTTTCTCTTGACTCGCCTTAA
- a CDS encoding Uma2 family endonuclease, translated as MVMQANEKKNYTSEEYLELELNSEQRHEYINGEIIPMTGGTPNHNQIAGNFYAALNFALKRQPYRVFVTDQRLWIPKKRIYTYPDVMVVRGELQLQEGRRDTLINPFIIAEVLSAATRSYDKDEKFLAYRTIPTFQEYLLIDQYKVHIEHFFKTDNKRWSFLEYDELNETLSLNSISFEISLMDLYDKVEFENL; from the coding sequence ATGGTAATGCAAGCTAACGAGAAAAAAAACTATACAAGCGAAGAATATTTAGAATTAGAGCTTAACTCAGAACAACGTCATGAATACATTAACGGTGAAATTATTCCTATGACTGGTGGGACACCAAATCACAATCAAATTGCAGGAAACTTCTATGCTGCACTAAATTTTGCTCTCAAACGTCAACCCTATCGAGTTTTTGTCACCGATCAACGGTTGTGGATTCCTAAAAAACGAATTTACACCTATCCTGATGTTATGGTAGTTCGGGGCGAATTGCAATTACAAGAAGGAAGACGAGATACTCTTATTAATCCATTCATCATTGCTGAAGTCTTATCAGCCGCAACTAGAAGTTATGACAAAGATGAGAAATTTTTAGCTTATCGTACTATTCCAACTTTTCAGGAATATTTGTTAATTGACCAATATAAAGTCCATATAGAACATTTTTTTAAAACAGATAATAAACGCTGGTCTTTTCTTGAATATGATGAACTTAATGAAACATTGTCTCTAAATTCTATTTCTTTTGAAATCAGTCTTATGGATCTTTATGATAAAGTTGAATTTGAAAATCTATAG